A genomic region of Nymphalis io chromosome 3, ilAglIoxx1.1, whole genome shotgun sequence contains the following coding sequences:
- the LOC126781245 gene encoding serine/arginine-rich splicing factor 4-like → MEGFSYAYPFPQVRPPEMEYPDHGDGFGEYYGLGPLNGERDVKRNSRSKQRKVRRDTKRSRSRSASKARSRSRTRSRGGSQSRSQSRSRSRSRSRSHSGSKREINFKEPGFLDAFRVLYLTPSKHKKNESKYLTTKKRQDRIQEILKRDGLGSKRWLFYPRSRNQIESDPITDLKSRDSCDQRVKVDGEFFRKYKKSKRVDVDAPIAKLKRWEVILYKKLGFIQAV, encoded by the exons ATGGAAGGCTTTTCATATGCGTATCCTTTTCCACAAGTACGTCCCCCAGAAATGGAATACCCGGACCATGGTGATGGATTTGGGGAGTATTACGGCTTGGGACCTCTAAATGGAGAAAGAGATGTTAAACG AAACAGCCGCTCTAAACAACGTAAAGTCAGACGAGACACGAAACGTTCACGATCGAGAAGTGCATCTAAAGCTCGCTCAAGGTCGCGAACGAGATCTAGGGGCGGATCTCAATCCCGTTCCCAATCTCGGTCCCGATCGAGATCCCGCTCTCGAAGCCATTCTGGAAGTAAAAGAGAAATCAACTTCAAAGAGCCGGGATTTTTAGACGCATTTAGAGTTTTGTATCTGACAC CaagcaaacataaaaaaaacgaatcgaaatatttaacaacaaaaaagcGACAAGATCGTATTCAAGAAATTCTTAAGCGTGACGGTCTGGGGTCGAAGCGTTGGCTCTTCTATCCCCGTTCCCGAAATCAAATCGAATCAGATCCGATCACAGACTTGAAATCGCGGGATAGTTGTGACCAGAGGGTGAAAGTTGACGGTGAATTCTTCAGGAAATATAAGAAAAGTAAGCGAGTGGACGTCGACGCGCCAATAGCGAAGCTGAAAAGGTGGGAGGTGATTTTATATAAGAAGCTAGGTTTTATTCAGGCTGTTTAA